Proteins found in one Bombus terrestris chromosome 1, iyBomTerr1.2, whole genome shotgun sequence genomic segment:
- the LOC100648422 gene encoding protein inturned isoform X1: MDEGNSKTVSLKSQCKYIDQMFSSENVKDDNEHDWWASDSGSSTGSYYSDTDSSTAEWESEINPNGELIYIESLVDNINDEQFSFNETKLDSQPELIRRRSTRAGKLMRLIRRKESKRLSTRSKKGNFNITVNNIGNSGKDGTTIKEVTFRDFQAGEIREVILWVDPDRRHKLGRRATLCEAYFGIIPGVFSDKTRIMVAGFIPDGEAMKNKNIKIGDWLRSVNSNNVTYQNLDHILSEITVSTNVTLELQRVAGVDVTATLSGLNCPKQSVLVQRLLNKEESKDLMHSIVDYPLGILYLQTTELSEVGPELQGVLYAFPRSESKNMHSILCTARGAFITLNHLLPGIGGLQPTSTTIQITEEEIHVVYTPRNDELFLMALPKKCCTLEEAVNLSCDIVRTLEFAYQSLKKCFTLEENHSSLDHFFILVIERLLDIKSYANNAGLNTSCMEIHNDIESMESYKFTSTFSVANFIELSRDAQIQIDAALSEMEAMDYRDWNEDPMDCQRLYTILGSCIYHKHYLLGSHLTHSDLIEVESYLRQNCILNLINNEPVKSLVIWKKVYPSSCNRNDIENKNNQPFVLNGKWYLLVVGYGHDLLAVLLESGGCTAKCSETIGPDIFYVEEAQETLKHIQKIGVTTLAAKWISSNTRPEVITYEDPVPVKPSSSIAENILGLIKSTDVQNLSVKPPHTLSINKRSQEIPSILKKRNTEECPVVLGSVYSLHTSEDSLSQGTGGISEISDEALPILGRRATREKIVSRSRYSDDSDSDLDVYKNDCRMLNMDISNIRENLLNQAEYLVPKVLTVGDKNYLYHYIQLDMIEGILLSSNPLEHLAKNPNFLINFNKCVHIIHKLLHNTVRFKTMLNSDVDKTVINKSLIAVKEHGVLFEWENLTYWVVGRLYTTPHPKELYVCYQDSAPQNLIEIAFKLHSLHTLT; the protein is encoded by the exons ATGGATGAAGGAAATTCTAAGACTGTGTCATTGAAATCACAATGTAAATATATTGATCAAATGTTTTCTTCAGAAAATGTGAAAGATGATAATGAACATGATTGGTGGGCAAGTGATAGTGGATCAAGTACTGGTTCATACTATTCAGATACAGATAG TTCCACAGCAGAGTGGGAATCAGAAATTAACCCTAACGGAGAACTGATTTATATAGAATCTCTAGTAGACAATATAAATGATgaacaattttcattcaatgAAACAAAACTTGATTCTCAGCCAGAATTGATACGACGACGTAGTACTAGAGCTGGAAAACTTATGCGACTTATAAGACGTAAGGAGAGTAAACGTTTGAGCACAAGGAGTAAAAAAGGCAATTTCAATATCACAGTAAACAATATTGGAAATTCGGGAAAAGATGGAACTACAATTAAAGAAGTCACTTTTAGAGATTTTCAA GCAGGTGAAATTCGCGAAGTTATACTATGGGTTGATCCAGACAGACGACATAAACTGGGAAGAAGAGCCACATTGTGTGAAGCATATTTTGGAATTATCCCAGGTGTTTTTTCAGACAAAACACGTATCATGGTTGCTGGATTTATACCAGATGGAGaagcaatgaaaaataaaaatattaaaattggaGATTGGCTACGAAGTGTGAATTCAAATAATGTTACATATCAAAATTTGGATCACATATTATCTGAAATAACTGTTTCAACAAAT GTAACATTAGAATTACAAAGAGTTGCAGGTGTTGATGTTACAGCAACATTGTCTGGATTAAACTGTCCTAaa CAATCTGTATTGGTACAAAGACTGTTGAATAAAGAGGAAAGCAAAGATTTAATGCATTCAATAGTAGATTATCCACTTGGTATATTATATCTACAAACCACAGAACTTTCAGAAGTGGGACCTGAACTACAAGGTGTTTTATATGCATTTCCTCGGTCCGAAAGCAAAAATATGCATTCTATTTTGTGCACAGCAAGAGGAGCTTTTATAACCCTTAATCATTTACTACCAGGAATTGGAGGCCTACAACCTACAAG TACAACAATACAGATAACAGAAGAGGAAATTCATGTTGTATACACACCTCGAAATGATGAACTATTTTTAATGGCATTACCAAAAAAATG TTGTACCCTTGAAGAAGCTGTCAATTTATCATGTGATATAGTGAGAACATTAGAATTTGCATATCAGTCACTGAAAAAATGTTTCACACTTGAAGAAAATCATTCTTCTTTAgatcatttctttattttagtTATTGAACGATTGTTAGACATAAAGAGTTATGCAAACAATGCAGGATTAAATACTTCATGTATGGAGATTCATAATGATATTGAAAGTATGGAAAGTTACAAATTTACAAGCACTTTTTCAGTTGCAAATTTTATAGAGTTATCAAGAGATGCACAAATTCAAATTGATGCAGCTTTAAGTGAAATGGAAGCCATGGATTATAGAGATTGG AATGAAGATCCTATGGACTGTCAAAGGTTGTATACAATTTTAGGTAGTTGTATTTATCATAAACATTATCTTCTTGGATCTCATTTAACACACAGTGATTTAATTGAAGTAGAATCTTATCTTAggcaaaattgtattttaaatttgataaataacgAACCTGTAAAGAGTCTTGTTATTTGGAAAAAAGTATATCCTTCTTCATGTAATCGTAACGatatagaaaacaaaaataatcaaCCATTTGTTCTCAATGGAAAATGGTACTTACTCGTTGTTGGTTATGGACATGATTTATTAGCAGTTCTTCTAGAATCTGGTGGATGTACTGCAAA ATGCAGCGAAACTATAGGTCCAGATATATTTTATGTAGAAGAAGCTCAGGAGACTTTAAAGCATATACAAAAAATAGGGGTAACAACATTAGCAGCTAAATGGATTTCATCAAATACTAGACCTGAAGTAATAACTTATGAAGATCCTGTGCCTGTAAAACCATCATCTAGTATCGCAGAGAATATTTTAGGTCTCATAAAATCGACAGATGTGCAAAATTTATCTGTCAAACCACCTCATACTTTAAGTATTAACAAAAGATCTCAAGAAATACCTTCAATTCTAAAAAAACGTAATACAGAAGAATGTCCTGTAGTTTTAGGATcag TATACTCTTTGCATACGTCAGAGGATTCATTAAGTCAAGGAACTGGTGGAATCAGTGAAATAAGCGATGAAGCATTGCCTATATTAGGAAGACGAGCAACAAGAGAGAAAATTGTTAGTAGATCAAGATATTCTGATGATAGCGATTCTGATCTTGATGTGTATAAG AATGATTGTCGAATGTTAAATATGGACATATCTAATAtaagagaaaatttattaaatcaagCTGAATATTTAGTACCAAAAGTATTGACAGTTGGtgataagaattatttatatcattatatacagTTGGACATGATTGAAGGAATTCTTCTATCTTCAAACCCACTAGAACATTTAGCAAAAAATCCTAATTtccttattaattttaataaatgtgtTCATATTATTCATAAATTGCTACATAATACAGTAAGATTTAAAACTATGTTAAACTCAGATGTAGACAAAACTGTCATTAATAAGAGTTTAATTGCTGTTAAGGAGCATGGAGTATTATTTGAATGGGAAAATTTAACTTATTGGGTTGTTGGTCGATTATATACAACTCCTCATCCAAAGGAGTTGTATGTATGTTATCAGGATTCTGCACcacaaaatttaattgaaatagcATTTAAATTACATTCATTACATACGCTAACATAA
- the LOC100648662 gene encoding protein disulfide-isomerase A3 yields the protein MLLKYFTFLSLIFVNVLAEEKDVVELTDDTFSHELERLENTLVMFYAPWCGHCKRLKPEYAKAAEMLLGNDPPITLAKVDCTESGKDSCNKYSVSGYPTLKIFSRGDFVSDYNGPREAAGIAKYMKAQVGPASKELSGEACLKSFLDSDEVSVVGFFEKEDSALATSFHAVSKKLKEKVRFAHTTAKSLLEKEGHKNAIVLYRPKILQNKFESNTVEYVESMGDIQEFINKNYFGIAGVRTRDNEREFKNPLVVAYYAVDYVKNPKGTNYWRNRIIKVAKDFPKLNFAISSKDDFQHELNDFGIDFVKGDKPVVLARNANNQKFVMKDEFSVDTFEAFLKDIEAGTLEPYLKSEPIPEDNTGDVKIGVARNFDEIVTNNNKDTLIEFYAPWCGHCKKLAPIYDELGEKLATEDVEIVKFDATANDVPAPYEVRGFPTLYWAPKNSKNNPVKYEGGRELDDFIKYIAKHATNELKGFDRKGKTVKPKSDEL from the exons ATGTTGCTCAAGTATTTTACCTTCCTTTCCTTGATCTTTGTTAATGTCTTGGCTGAAGAAAAAGATGTGGTGGAACTTACCGATGATACTTTTAGCCATGAATTAGAGCGGCTTGAGAACACGCTTGTTATGTTTTATGCACCATG GTGTGGTCATTGCAAACGATTAAAACCAGAATATGCAAAAGCTGCTGAAATGCTCTTGGGTAATGATCCTCCAATTACTCTTGCCAAAGTAGATTGCACAGAAAGTGGAAAGGATAGCTGCAACAAATACTCAGTTAGTGGTTATCCAACATTGAAAATCTTTTCTAGAGGTGATTTTGTTAGTGATTACAATGGACCTAGAGAAGCTGCTGGTATTGCCAAGTATATGAAG GCACAAGTTGGTCCAGCATCTAAAGAATTAAGTGGAGAAGCTTGTTTGAAATCATTCTTAGACTCTGATGAAGTAAGCGTTGTAGGTTTCTTTGAGAAGGAAGACTCAGCCTTAGCGACATCCTTCCATGCTGTTTCAAAGAAACTTAAAGAAAAAGTTAGATTTGCACATACAACAGCAAAATCACTTTTAGAGAAAGAAGGACataa GAATGCTATAGTTCTATATAGACCAAAAATTTTGCAGAACAAATTTGAATCAAACACTGTGGAATATGTAGAGTCTATGGGTGATATTCaagaattcattaataaaaatta CTTTGGTATTGCGGGCGTTCGTACCCGAGATAATGAAAGAGAGTTTAAAAATCCACTAGTTGTTGCATACTATGCAGTGGATTATGTTAAGAATCCCAAGGGTACAAATTACTGGCGTAATAGAATCATCAAAGTTGCTAAGGACTTCCCCAAGTTAAATTTCGCCATTTCTTCCAAAGACGACTTCCAGCACGAATTAAATGATTTTGGAATTGATTTTGTTAAGGGTGATAAACCTGTTGTTTTAGCAAGAAACGCTAATAACCAAAAGTTCGTTATGAAGGATGAATTTTCTGTTGATACATTTGAGGCGTTCTTAAAAGATATAGAAGCTGGCACTCTAGAACCATATCTAAAATCTGAACCAATACCCGAAGATAACACTGGAGATGTTAAAATTGGAGTAGCCCGAAACTTCGATGAAATTGTTACAAACAATAACAAAGATacattaattgaattttatgcACCTTGGTGTGGTCATTGCAAGAAACTGGCACCTATTTACGATGAATTAGGTGAGAAACTTGCGACCGAAGATGTCGAGATTGTGAAGTTCGATGCCACTGCTAATGATGTTCCTGCCCCGTATGAAGTTCGAGGATTTCCAACGCTTTATTGGGCGCCCAAAAACTCCAAGAATAATCCAGTAAAATATGAAGGTGGCAGGGAGCTTGATGACTTCATCAAGTATATTGCTAAGCACGCGACTAATGAATTAAAAGGATTTGATCGTAAGGGAAAGACTGTTAAGCCGAAAAGTGATGAATTGTAA
- the LOC100648776 gene encoding 5-aminolevulinate synthase, erythroid-specific, mitochondrial, translating into MFVRQYIHYVNVYHLSSVITGNLKNMPCPFLTHLSANYIRNYGASVIMNYRQLCPVMSQFFSTQVNNTESEQIEKAINSQCPFLAKEQNAVKVASPMVEEDIINVSPLESKEKGSFPYEEFFHEQIMKKKKDHSYRVFKKVNRLAESFPIGIEYSWGEKPITVWCSNDYLGMSRHPAVTNSVREALNKFGAGAGGTRNISGNSVGHEILEKRLASLHQKEAGLLFTSCFVANDSTLYTLAKLLPHCHIFSDAGNHASMIQGIRNSGVPKHIFRHNDVKHLEELLSKVDKTVPKIVAFETVHSMTGDICPLEDLCDIAHKYNALTFVDEVHAVGLYGYSGAGIGERDRVLHKMDIISGTLGKAFGNMGGYIVGSTKLIDMIRSYAAGFIFTTSLPPTVLYGTLTAVEILTSDEGRSLRASHQKNVAYMKSILTAAGLPLEQSPSHIIPIKIGDPLLCSQLADLLIKDKGHYVQAINYPTVPKGEEKLRLAPTPKHTLSMMDQFVKDILHVFHRLNIPTVEHKPDNIPCAIRVH; encoded by the exons ATG ttTGTTCGTCAATATATCCATTACGTCAACGTGTATCATTTATCCAGTGTTATAACAG gCAACTTAAAAAACATGCCCTGTCCATTTTTGACACATCTTTCTGCAAATTACATTCGTAATTATGGAGCTTCTGTAATTATGAACTACCGTCAGCTTTGTCCAGTGATGTCTCAATTTTTTAGCACTCAAGTAAATAATACTGAGTCTGAACAGATTGAAAAAGCTATAAATAGTCAATGTCCATTTCTTGCTAAAGAACAAAATGCTGTAAAAGTAGCTAGTCCTATGGTTGAGGAAGATATTATCAATGTATCACCTTTAGAatcaaaggaaaaaggaagctTTCCATATGAAGAATTTTTTCATGAACaaattatgaaaaagaaaaaagaccaTTCTTATAGAGTGTTTAAAAAAGTTAATCGTTTAGCAGAAAGTTTCCCAATTGGAATAGAATACTCTTGGGGTGAGAAACCTATCACTGTTTGGTGTTCTAATGATTATTTGGGGATGTCACGACATCCAGCAGTAACAAATTCTGTTCGAGAAGCATTGAATAAATTTGGTGCAGGAGCAGGAGGAACTAGAAATATATCCGGGAATTCCGTAGGGCATGAGATTTTAGAAAAAAGACTTGCTTCTTTGCATCAGAAAGAAGCTGGCTTATTATTTACTTCTTGTTTTGTTGCTAATGACTCCACCTTATATACTTTAGCCAAACTTTTACCACATTGTCATATCTTCTCCGATGCTGGAAATCATGCATCCATGATTCAAGGTATAAGAAATAGTGGTGTACCAAAACATATTTTTAGGCACAATGATGTAAAACATCTTGAAGAATTACTTTCCAAAGTAGACAAAACTGTACCAAAAATCGTAGCATTTGAAACAGTACATTCTATGACTGGTGATATATGTCCTTTAGAAGACTTATGTGATATTGCACATAAATATAATGCTTTAACATTTGTTGATGAAGTTCATGCTGTTGGATTATATGGATATTCAGGAGCTGGCATTGGAGAGAGAGATAGGGTGCTTCATAAAATGGATATTATATCTGGTACCTTGGGAAAAGCTTTTGGCAATATGGGTGGTTACATTGTTGGATCCACTAAATTAATAGATATGATACGAAGTTATGCAGCAGGTTTTATTTTTACGACCTCATTACCACCAACAGTACTATATGGTACCTTAACAGCTGTTGAAATTTTAACTTCAGATGAAGGAAGATCATTAAGGGCTAGTCATCAAAAGAATGTAGCTTATATGAAATCTATTTTAACAGCTGCAGGTCTTCCATTAGAACAATCACCTTCTCACATTATACCGATAAAA ATTGGTGATCCATTATTATGTAGTCAATTAGctgatttattaataaaagataAGGGGCATTATGTTCAAGCGATCAATTATCCAACTGTTCCAAAGGGTGAAGAAAAATTAAGACTTGCCCCAACTCCAAAACATACTCTATCTATGATGGATCAGTTTGTAAAAGACATATTACATGTCTTTCATCGGTTGAATATACCGACGGTCGAACATAAGCCAGACAACATTCCATGTGCAATTCGAGTTCATTga
- the LOC100648422 gene encoding protein inturned isoform X2: MDEGNSKTVSLKSQCKYIDQMFSSENVKDDNEHDWWASDSGSSTGSYYSDTDSSTAEWESEINPNGELIYIESLVDNINDEQFSFNETKLDSQPELIRRRSTRAGKLMRLIRRKESKRLSTRSKKGNFNITVNNIGNSGKDGTTIKEVTFRDFQAGEIREVILWVDPDRRHKLGRRATLCEAYFGIIPGVFSDKTRIMVAGFIPDGEAMKNKNIKIGDWLRSVNSNNVTYQNLDHILSEITVSTNVTLELQRVAGVDVTATLSGLNCPKQSVLVQRLLNKEESKDLMHSIVDYPLGILYLQTTELSEVGPELQGVLYAFPRSESKNMHSILCTARGAFITLNHLLPGIGGLQPTSTTIQITEEEIHVVYTPRNDELFLMALPKKCCTLEEAVNLSCDIVRTLEFAYQSLKKCFTLEENHSSLDHFFILVIERLLDIKSYANNAGLNTSCMEIHNDIESMESYKFTSTFSVANFIELSRDAQIQIDAALSEMEAMDYRDWNEDPMDCQRLYTILGSCIYHKHYLLGSHLTHSDLIEVESYLRQNCILNLINNEPVKSLVIWKKVYPSSCNRNDIENKNNQPFVLNGKWYLLVVGYGHDLLAVLLESGGCTAKCSETIGPDIFYVEEAQETLKHIQKIGVTTLAAKWISSNTRPEVITYEDPVPVKPSSSIAENILGLIKSTDVQNLSVKPPHTLSINKRSQEIPSILKKRNTEECPVVLGSVYSLHTSEDSLSQGTGGISEISDEALPILGRRATREKIVSRSRYSDDSDSDLDVYKYIIVE, encoded by the exons ATGGATGAAGGAAATTCTAAGACTGTGTCATTGAAATCACAATGTAAATATATTGATCAAATGTTTTCTTCAGAAAATGTGAAAGATGATAATGAACATGATTGGTGGGCAAGTGATAGTGGATCAAGTACTGGTTCATACTATTCAGATACAGATAG TTCCACAGCAGAGTGGGAATCAGAAATTAACCCTAACGGAGAACTGATTTATATAGAATCTCTAGTAGACAATATAAATGATgaacaattttcattcaatgAAACAAAACTTGATTCTCAGCCAGAATTGATACGACGACGTAGTACTAGAGCTGGAAAACTTATGCGACTTATAAGACGTAAGGAGAGTAAACGTTTGAGCACAAGGAGTAAAAAAGGCAATTTCAATATCACAGTAAACAATATTGGAAATTCGGGAAAAGATGGAACTACAATTAAAGAAGTCACTTTTAGAGATTTTCAA GCAGGTGAAATTCGCGAAGTTATACTATGGGTTGATCCAGACAGACGACATAAACTGGGAAGAAGAGCCACATTGTGTGAAGCATATTTTGGAATTATCCCAGGTGTTTTTTCAGACAAAACACGTATCATGGTTGCTGGATTTATACCAGATGGAGaagcaatgaaaaataaaaatattaaaattggaGATTGGCTACGAAGTGTGAATTCAAATAATGTTACATATCAAAATTTGGATCACATATTATCTGAAATAACTGTTTCAACAAAT GTAACATTAGAATTACAAAGAGTTGCAGGTGTTGATGTTACAGCAACATTGTCTGGATTAAACTGTCCTAaa CAATCTGTATTGGTACAAAGACTGTTGAATAAAGAGGAAAGCAAAGATTTAATGCATTCAATAGTAGATTATCCACTTGGTATATTATATCTACAAACCACAGAACTTTCAGAAGTGGGACCTGAACTACAAGGTGTTTTATATGCATTTCCTCGGTCCGAAAGCAAAAATATGCATTCTATTTTGTGCACAGCAAGAGGAGCTTTTATAACCCTTAATCATTTACTACCAGGAATTGGAGGCCTACAACCTACAAG TACAACAATACAGATAACAGAAGAGGAAATTCATGTTGTATACACACCTCGAAATGATGAACTATTTTTAATGGCATTACCAAAAAAATG TTGTACCCTTGAAGAAGCTGTCAATTTATCATGTGATATAGTGAGAACATTAGAATTTGCATATCAGTCACTGAAAAAATGTTTCACACTTGAAGAAAATCATTCTTCTTTAgatcatttctttattttagtTATTGAACGATTGTTAGACATAAAGAGTTATGCAAACAATGCAGGATTAAATACTTCATGTATGGAGATTCATAATGATATTGAAAGTATGGAAAGTTACAAATTTACAAGCACTTTTTCAGTTGCAAATTTTATAGAGTTATCAAGAGATGCACAAATTCAAATTGATGCAGCTTTAAGTGAAATGGAAGCCATGGATTATAGAGATTGG AATGAAGATCCTATGGACTGTCAAAGGTTGTATACAATTTTAGGTAGTTGTATTTATCATAAACATTATCTTCTTGGATCTCATTTAACACACAGTGATTTAATTGAAGTAGAATCTTATCTTAggcaaaattgtattttaaatttgataaataacgAACCTGTAAAGAGTCTTGTTATTTGGAAAAAAGTATATCCTTCTTCATGTAATCGTAACGatatagaaaacaaaaataatcaaCCATTTGTTCTCAATGGAAAATGGTACTTACTCGTTGTTGGTTATGGACATGATTTATTAGCAGTTCTTCTAGAATCTGGTGGATGTACTGCAAA ATGCAGCGAAACTATAGGTCCAGATATATTTTATGTAGAAGAAGCTCAGGAGACTTTAAAGCATATACAAAAAATAGGGGTAACAACATTAGCAGCTAAATGGATTTCATCAAATACTAGACCTGAAGTAATAACTTATGAAGATCCTGTGCCTGTAAAACCATCATCTAGTATCGCAGAGAATATTTTAGGTCTCATAAAATCGACAGATGTGCAAAATTTATCTGTCAAACCACCTCATACTTTAAGTATTAACAAAAGATCTCAAGAAATACCTTCAATTCTAAAAAAACGTAATACAGAAGAATGTCCTGTAGTTTTAGGATcag TATACTCTTTGCATACGTCAGAGGATTCATTAAGTCAAGGAACTGGTGGAATCAGTGAAATAAGCGATGAAGCATTGCCTATATTAGGAAGACGAGCAACAAGAGAGAAAATTGTTAGTAGATCAAGATATTCTGATGATAGCGATTCTGATCTTGATGTGTATAAG tatattattGTAGAATGA
- the LOC100648890 gene encoding 60S ribosomal protein L18a, producing the protein MKAKGELKEFEVIGRKLPTEKETTTPLYKMRIFAPDAIVAKSRFWYFLRQLKKFKKSTGEIVSLKQIPEKSPVKIKNFGIWLRYDSRSGTHNMYREYRDLSVSGAVTQCYRDMGARHRARAHSIQIIKVEVVKAANCRRPQVKQFHDSKIKFPLPKRIHHRNRMPLFSVRKPRTYFL; encoded by the exons ATGAAAGCCAAGGGTGaa TTGAAGGAGTTTGAAGTAATCGGTCGTAAGTTACCGACCGAAAAAGAGACAACTACACCGTTGTATAAAATGAGAATATTTGCACCTGATGCTATCGTCGCAAAATCTAGATTTTGGTATTTTTTACGCCAACtcaaaaaatttaagaaatctaCGGGAGAAATTGTTTCTTTGAAACAG ATACCAGAAAAATCTCCagtcaaaatcaagaattttggAATTTGGTTAAGATATGACTCAAGATCTGGAACTCATAATATGTATAGAGAATATAGAGATCTCTCTGTCAGTGGTGCTGTAACACAATGCTACAGAGATATGGGAGCTCGTCATCGTGCCCGTGCTCATTCAATTCAAATCATTAAAGTCGAAGTTGTAAAAGCGGCAAATTGTAGAAGACCTCAAGTCAAACAATTCCACGattcgaaaattaaattcccATTGCCAAAACGTATTCATCATAGGAATCGTATGCCACTTTTCAGTGTTCGAAAACCACGTACCTATTTTCTTTAA
- the LOC100648541 gene encoding F-box only protein 44, whose translation MGQFHGSGMNTRVMYDEKSDNGLVLGGKYLPEELLAEIFCYVDYKSLLNCQLVCKLWKILIQTYVWRKKAEISFGRSLLLYKEVPWHVYYLMCKKKPFERNLVKNHSGECGRHKYWKIISEGGDCWKVENPPVGVTPLPNNELIFEGKQFCFVTSYRSCTKAQIIDLEVEGLTPYMLDELQPIIVVSEWYSCRWDCPALYECVIKLLGENNSVIDLFHFRDSIEGEKQNQWHQMSHEFKNYGPGLRKISFYHGGADKLFWAGHYGSKMAGACVYVKIPTCQLHEDK comes from the exons ATGGGACAGTTTCATGGCAGTGGTATGAATACTCGCGTGATGTATGATGAAAAAAGCGATAATGGATTAGTTCTTGGTGGAAAATATTTACCAGAAGAACTATTAGCAGAAATTTTTTGTTATGTTGATTATAAATCATTATTAAATTGTCAATTGGTTTGCAAACTTTGGAAAATCTTAATTCAAACTTACGTTTGGCGTAAAAAAGCAGAAATTTCTTTCGGTCGATCACTTCTTTTGTATAAAGAAGTGCCTTGGCATGTCTATTATCTAATGTGTAAAAAGAAACCTTTTGAAAGAAACTTAGTGAAAAATCATTCTGGAGAATGTGGAAGGCATAAATACTGGAAAATTATTAGTGAAGGTGGTGATTGTTGGAAAGTAGAAAATCCTCCAGTGGGAGTTACACCTTTGCCAAATAACGAACTTATTTTTGAAGGAAAACAATTCTGTTTTGTTACTTCTTACCGTAGTTGCACTAAAGCACAAATAATTGACTTAGAAGTTGAAGGATTGACACCATATATGCTAGATGAGTTACAGCCTATAATAGTg GTGAGTGAGTGGTACAGTTGTCGCTGGGATTGTCCAGCTTTATATGAATGTGTTATCAAATTATTAGGGGAAAATAATAGTGTCATAGACCTTTTTCACTTTCGTGATAGTATTGAAGGAGAAAAACAAAATCAGTGGCATcag atgtcacatgagTTTAAAAACTATGGACCTGGACtcagaaaaatttctttttatcatgGCGGTGCTGATAAATTATTTTGGGCTGGACACTATGGTAGTAAAATGGCAGGCGCATGTGTATATGTGAAAATTCCTACTTGTCAACTTCATgaagataaataa